The following coding sequences are from one Dermacentor silvarum isolate Dsil-2018 chromosome 4, BIME_Dsil_1.4, whole genome shotgun sequence window:
- the LOC119449025 gene encoding uncharacterized protein LOC119449025: protein MERVALARLRVDCGPTRVLPGAPEQQTGFRRQRCTADSISDVVATLEDAKAIGDVAMLVLLDIKSALDGHPHAVIEACLDRLGLSGCLRGFISAFLTGRTFRVRVEQELSEPRDTMTGVPQGSRPGESSWRFCTEMPLGASWGSQSIHRSLQHWQRLLNGRCR, encoded by the exons ATGGAAAGGGTGGCACTGGCACGCCTAAGAGTGGATTGCGGCCCAACTCGAGTACTTCCCGGAGCACCGGAGCAGCAGACGGGCTTCAGGCGCCAACGCTGCACGGCAGACTCCATCTCCGATGTGGTGGCCACCCTGGAGGATGCCAAAGCCATAGGGGACGTGGCAATGTTGGTGCTTCTGGACATCAAGAGCGCCCTTGACGGACATCCACACGCGGTCATCGAGGCCTGCCTAGACCGCCTCGGCCTGAGCGGCTGCCTCAGAGGCTTCATTTCCGCATTCCTGACCGGCCGAACCTTCCGAGTGCGCGTTGAACAGGAACTTAGTGAGCCCAGGGATACCATgactggcgtcccacagggatcg cggccaggagagagcagctggaggTTCTGCACAGAGATGCCATTGGGAGCATCCTGGGGCTCCCAAAGCattcaccggtcgctgcaacACTGGCAGAGGCTGCTGAATGGCCGCTGTCGCTGA